One Jannaschia sp. GRR-S6-38 genomic window carries:
- the ilvD gene encoding dihydroxy-acid dehydratase, protein MLKGPTDKSKLPSRHVTEGPERAPHRSYFYAMGLGEEEIHQPWVGVATCWNEAAPCNIALSRQAQAVKLGVKQGGGTPREFTTITVTDGIAMGHEGMRSSLASREAIADTVELTMRGHCYDAIVGLAGCDKSLPGMMMAMVRLNTPSVFIYGGSILPGRLNGKDVTVQDVFEAVGQHQAGNMSDAELEILERVACPSAGACGGQFTANTMACVSEAIGLALPNSAGAPAPYESRDHYSVASGEAVMRLLEKNIRARDVVTRKSLENAARVVACTGGSTNAGLHLPAIAHEAGIEFDLGDVCDIFRDTPYFVDLKPGGQYVAKDLYEAGGVPVVMKELRKAGLIHEDCMTATGRSIGEEIDRVTLEADGRVIYPIETPITKTGGVVGLKGNLAPDGAIVKVAGMAEEHQVFSGPARVFECEEDAFEAVKARQYEEGEVIVIRNEGPAGGPGMREMLATTAALSGQGMGKKVALITDGRFSGATRGFCVGHVGPEAAHGGPIALVRDGDVITLNAIEGTISVDVSEDEMAARKADWKGPRKTIYASGALWKYAQLVGSARLGAATHPGAAAEEHIYMDL, encoded by the coding sequence ATGCTCAAGGGCCCCACGGACAAGTCGAAACTGCCCAGCCGGCACGTGACCGAGGGGCCGGAACGCGCGCCGCACCGGTCCTATTTCTATGCCATGGGCCTGGGCGAGGAAGAGATCCATCAGCCTTGGGTCGGCGTCGCCACCTGCTGGAACGAGGCCGCGCCCTGCAACATCGCGCTGAGCCGGCAGGCGCAGGCCGTGAAGCTGGGCGTGAAGCAGGGCGGCGGCACCCCGCGGGAGTTCACGACCATCACCGTCACCGATGGCATCGCGATGGGCCACGAGGGGATGCGGTCGAGCCTGGCCTCGCGCGAGGCGATTGCCGACACGGTCGAGCTGACGATGCGCGGGCATTGCTACGACGCGATCGTGGGGCTCGCGGGCTGCGACAAGTCGCTGCCGGGAATGATGATGGCGATGGTGCGTCTGAACACGCCCTCGGTCTTCATCTATGGCGGCTCGATCCTGCCGGGTCGGCTGAACGGCAAGGACGTCACCGTCCAGGACGTGTTCGAGGCGGTGGGCCAGCACCAGGCGGGCAACATGTCGGATGCCGAGCTGGAGATCCTGGAGCGCGTGGCCTGCCCGAGCGCGGGCGCCTGCGGCGGCCAGTTCACCGCCAACACCATGGCCTGCGTGTCCGAGGCGATCGGCCTGGCGCTGCCCAATTCCGCCGGCGCGCCCGCGCCCTATGAGAGCCGGGACCATTACTCCGTCGCCTCGGGCGAGGCGGTGATGCGGCTTCTGGAGAAGAACATCCGCGCCCGCGACGTCGTCACCCGCAAGTCGCTGGAGAACGCGGCGCGCGTGGTGGCCTGCACCGGGGGCTCGACCAACGCGGGGCTGCACCTGCCGGCCATCGCCCACGAGGCGGGGATCGAATTCGACCTCGGCGATGTCTGCGACATCTTCCGCGACACGCCCTATTTCGTCGACCTGAAGCCGGGCGGCCAATACGTGGCCAAGGATCTCTACGAGGCGGGCGGCGTGCCGGTGGTGATGAAGGAGCTGCGCAAGGCGGGCCTGATCCACGAGGATTGCATGACCGCGACGGGCCGCAGCATCGGCGAGGAGATCGACCGCGTCACGCTGGAGGCCGATGGCCGCGTGATCTATCCGATCGAGACGCCGATCACCAAGACCGGCGGCGTGGTCGGGCTGAAGGGCAACCTCGCCCCCGACGGCGCCATCGTGAAGGTCGCGGGCATGGCCGAGGAGCACCAGGTCTTCTCGGGCCCGGCGCGGGTCTTCGAATGCGAGGAGGACGCCTTCGAGGCGGTGAAGGCGCGGCAATACGAGGAGGGCGAGGTCATCGTCATCCGCAACGAGGGCCCCGCGGGCGGCCCGGGCATGCGCGAGATGCTGGCGACCACGGCGGCGCTGTCGGGGCAGGGCATGGGCAAGAAGGTCGCGCTGATCACCGATGGCCGCTTCTCGGGCGCGACGCGCGGCTTCTGCGTCGGCCATGTCGGCCCCGAGGCCGCGCATGGCGGGCCCATCGCGCTGGTGCGCGACGGCGACGTCATCACGCTGAACGCGATCGAGGGCACGATCTCGGTCGATGTCTCCGAGGACGAGATGGCGGCGCGCAAGGCCGACTGGAAAGGCCCGCGCAAGACGATCTACGCCTCGGGCGCGCTGTGGAAATACGCGCAGCTCGTGGGCTCGGCCCGGCTGGGCGCGGCGACGCATCCGGGGGCCGCGGCCGAGGAACATATCTACATGGATCTCTGA
- a CDS encoding sensor histidine kinase has protein sequence MAADPDLIRLERDALYADDDVARALIDADLTYRSANPAFARMTGLDLADIIGRTIPQILPDFERAAATAYAEMLATGRRVGPIEALGKTPARRAEPRSFRADMLPVRDGAGRIVAASLSVVDISELKQLEDSLERSRETLAAALASVPLGVVEYDAVAQVARWDAHSSSFLGLPARPHILGLTEVFDLIHPDDRDRVQTAIAAGEDPNGPGRFTLEHRVIQPDGTIRWIEVHGQYRFVRHGEVLIAAGGIGVASDITRRKTDEEFRALLLRELEHRVKNAHSIVQAISRQTARSVDTLEAFMEVFDARLEAIRATNDIISGSVETGVALDALIRSQMRPLLGQRSGLYTLDGPPLALGSGVAQSLGLVIHELTTNALKYGALSRPGGRVQIAWRPDGSDPGLFTLTWTERGGPAVREPDARGFGSLLIRSSTTKFPGAACDVDFAPEGLRVTLTLPLDETAPQPTRG, from the coding sequence ATGGCCGCGGATCCGGATCTGATCCGGCTGGAGCGCGACGCGCTCTACGCGGATGACGACGTCGCCCGCGCGCTGATCGATGCCGACCTGACCTATCGCAGCGCCAATCCCGCCTTCGCCCGGATGACCGGCCTCGATCTCGCCGACATCATTGGCCGGACCATCCCGCAGATCCTGCCCGATTTCGAACGGGCCGCGGCGACAGCCTATGCGGAGATGCTCGCAACCGGCCGGCGCGTCGGACCGATCGAGGCGCTCGGCAAGACCCCGGCGCGGCGGGCCGAGCCGCGGAGCTTCCGCGCCGACATGCTGCCCGTCCGCGACGGCGCGGGCCGGATCGTCGCCGCCTCGCTCAGCGTCGTCGACATCTCCGAGCTCAAGCAGCTCGAGGACAGCCTCGAACGCAGCCGCGAAACGCTCGCCGCCGCGCTGGCCAGCGTGCCGCTCGGGGTGGTCGAATACGACGCCGTCGCGCAGGTCGCGCGGTGGGACGCCCATTCCAGCAGCTTCCTTGGCCTGCCCGCGCGGCCCCATATCCTCGGCCTCACGGAGGTGTTCGACCTGATCCATCCCGACGACCGCGACCGCGTGCAGACCGCCATCGCGGCCGGCGAGGACCCGAACGGTCCGGGCCGCTTCACCCTCGAGCACCGCGTCATCCAGCCCGACGGCACGATCCGCTGGATCGAAGTGCACGGCCAGTACCGCTTCGTCCGCCACGGCGAGGTGCTGATCGCGGCCGGCGGGATCGGCGTCGCCTCCGACATCACCCGGCGCAAGACCGACGAGGAGTTCCGCGCGCTTCTGCTGCGCGAACTCGAACACCGGGTGAAGAACGCCCATTCCATCGTCCAGGCCATCAGCCGCCAGACCGCGCGCAGCGTCGACACGCTGGAGGCGTTCATGGAGGTCTTCGACGCCCGGCTCGAAGCCATCCGCGCGACCAACGACATCATCTCGGGCAGCGTCGAGACCGGCGTCGCGCTCGACGCGCTGATCCGCTCGCAGATGCGGCCCCTGCTGGGGCAGCGCTCGGGGCTCTACACGCTCGACGGCCCGCCCCTTGCCCTCGGAAGCGGCGTGGCGCAGAGCCTCGGGCTCGTCATCCATGAGCTGACCACCAACGCGCTCAAATACGGCGCGCTCTCGCGGCCCGGCGGCCGGGTGCAGATCGCCTGGCGACCAGACGGCTCCGACCCGGGCCTCTTCACCCTGACCTGGACCGAACGCGGCGGCCCAGCGGTGCGCGAACCGGACGCGCGCGGCTTCGGAAGCCTCCTGATCCGGTCCAGCACCACCAAGTTCCCGGGCGCCGCCTGCGACGTGGACTTCGCCCCCGAGGGGCTGCGCGTCACGCTGACCCTGCCTCTCGACGAAACGGCACCGCAGCCAACGCGCGGCTGA
- a CDS encoding DUF6478 family protein: MAIRLPGLVESLRRRRAVAAWRQAAAAAPGMDPADLAALAPAARELSEAARRLSAEADRALLRPRIAQDGIARPPQCDWAWRPLPWAAALRPPVIAGVTGGTALAEGVTLFHDCPLAEITLRQSRRRDPDAPAPFALSLDALGFDGSFLSLALDLPRMGARGLRRSHIVAVKARVRRERPAEMFVRLNIRQGPNIEQLVSELMPANGAEAALGAEFDLGFQEINPDKLEHAWLDLIFERPAMNRVVVEDLTLARRPRADI; the protein is encoded by the coding sequence ATGGCGATCCGGCTGCCCGGGCTTGTCGAGTCGCTGCGCCGGCGGCGGGCCGTCGCCGCGTGGCGGCAGGCGGCCGCGGCGGCGCCCGGGATGGACCCGGCCGACCTGGCGGCGCTGGCGCCCGCGGCGCGCGAGCTCTCTGAGGCGGCGCGCCGGCTGAGCGCCGAGGCCGACCGCGCGCTTCTGCGTCCGCGGATCGCGCAGGACGGGATCGCCCGGCCGCCGCAATGCGACTGGGCCTGGCGGCCGCTGCCCTGGGCCGCGGCGCTGCGCCCGCCGGTGATCGCGGGGGTCACGGGCGGCACGGCGCTGGCCGAGGGGGTGACGCTGTTCCACGACTGCCCGCTGGCCGAGATCACGCTGCGCCAGTCGCGCCGCCGCGACCCCGACGCGCCCGCGCCCTTCGCGCTGTCGCTGGACGCGCTGGGCTTCGACGGCAGCTTCCTGTCATTGGCGCTGGACCTGCCGCGGATGGGCGCGCGGGGGCTGCGTCGGTCGCATATCGTGGCGGTCAAGGCGCGGGTCCGGCGCGAGCGCCCGGCGGAGATGTTCGTGCGGCTCAACATCCGGCAGGGGCCCAATATCGAGCAGCTCGTCAGCGAGCTGATGCCCGCGAACGGCGCCGAGGCCGCGCTGGGGGCGGAGTTCGACCTGGGCTTCCAGGAGATCAATCCCGACAAGCTGGAGCATGCCTGGCTGGACCTGATCTTCGAGCGGCCGGCGATGAACCGGGTGGTGGTCGAGGACCTGACGCTGGCGCGCCGCCCGCGCGCCGACATCTGA
- a CDS encoding outer membrane protein, producing the protein MLTTARRLLLLLVLLSLPLAARAEPIRDWSGPYAGLTLGVADGSTRVTGNRFTYNQNRAVNRVDHDYRGGVFDGVAGWNWQRGRLVFGPELSLGYGDLQSALVFNTDNDIDQVRIDWQASLTARLGVALGDALVYARTGLAFARTRNVGGDVNGGVLNLSDAHRRQTVDHGVTFGLGVEQALAANRRVRLEFSQTEFETYSLANQDGAPGSQVYVVENGPIRAVRIGLLWAF; encoded by the coding sequence TTGCTGACCACCGCCCGACGGCTCCTCCTCCTTCTCGTCCTCCTTAGCCTGCCGCTGGCGGCCCGGGCCGAGCCGATCCGCGACTGGAGCGGGCCCTATGCGGGCCTGACCCTCGGGGTCGCCGACGGATCGACCCGCGTCACCGGCAACCGCTTCACCTACAACCAGAACCGCGCCGTGAACCGCGTCGACCACGACTATCGCGGCGGCGTCTTTGACGGCGTGGCGGGGTGGAACTGGCAACGCGGCCGTCTCGTCTTCGGCCCGGAGCTGTCGCTGGGCTATGGCGACCTGCAATCCGCGCTGGTCTTCAACACCGACAACGACATCGACCAGGTGCGGATCGACTGGCAGGCCAGCCTCACCGCCCGGCTGGGCGTCGCGCTGGGCGACGCGCTCGTCTACGCGCGGACGGGCCTCGCCTTCGCCCGGACGCGCAACGTGGGCGGCGACGTGAATGGCGGCGTGCTGAACCTCTCCGACGCGCATCGCCGCCAGACGGTCGATCACGGCGTGACCTTCGGGCTCGGGGTGGAACAGGCGCTTGCCGCGAACCGCCGCGTCCGGCTCGAATTCAGCCAGACCGAGTTCGAGACCTATTCCCTGGCCAACCAGGACGGCGCGCCGGGCTCGCAGGTCTACGTGGTCGAAAACGGCCCGATCCGCGCCGTCCGGATCGGCCTTCTCTGGGCCTTCTGA
- a CDS encoding GNAT family N-acetyltransferase, giving the protein MTDGPDWQAVIDACWPPARTERAGPWTLRISPGAGGRVNAISGDRDAALHAPATLDRAEAAARANGQRPSFVVWPDQPELDAALAARGYRVEDAVHLYEIAVADVAQGVMPYATAFTIWPPLQIMRDIWAEGGIGPARQAVMARAARPAGILARVDDRAAGVGFVAAHGPVALLSAVEVLARHRRKGVARNILRAAAHWARDQGCTRLALVTTRDNLPANSAYASSGMRNVGGYHYRRHPDPA; this is encoded by the coding sequence GTGACCGACGGCCCCGACTGGCAGGCCGTCATCGACGCCTGCTGGCCGCCCGCGCGGACCGAACGCGCGGGCCCCTGGACCCTGCGGATCAGCCCCGGCGCGGGCGGGCGGGTCAACGCGATCTCGGGCGACCGGGACGCGGCGCTGCACGCGCCCGCGACGCTTGACCGGGCCGAGGCGGCGGCGCGCGCGAACGGACAACGCCCCAGCTTCGTCGTCTGGCCCGACCAGCCCGAACTCGACGCCGCGCTGGCCGCGCGCGGCTACCGCGTCGAGGATGCCGTCCATCTCTACGAGATCGCCGTGGCCGATGTCGCGCAGGGCGTCATGCCCTATGCCACCGCCTTCACCATCTGGCCGCCCTTGCAGATCATGCGCGACATCTGGGCCGAGGGCGGCATCGGCCCGGCCCGCCAGGCCGTCATGGCCCGCGCCGCCCGCCCCGCGGGCATTCTGGCCCGGGTCGACGACCGCGCCGCCGGGGTGGGCTTCGTCGCGGCGCACGGGCCCGTCGCGCTGCTCTCGGCGGTCGAGGTGCTGGCGCGCCACCGCCGCAAGGGCGTCGCCCGCAACATCCTGCGCGCCGCCGCGCATTGGGCCCGGGACCAGGGCTGCACGCGGCTGGCGCTGGTCACCACGCGCGACAATCTGCCGGCCAATTCCGCCTACGCTTCCAGCGGCATGCGGAACGTGGGAGGTTACCACTACCGCCGACACCCGGATCCCGCATGA
- a CDS encoding OmpA family protein, whose protein sequence is MRAILALVLTALPALAAAPELPLPGTPSLTEAQPLSTHRIATGPYAGGLPVEAVEGAVTRRIWQVEAPGATTLQILAPLRDALQAAGWQVVFECATRACGGFDFRFEIDVTPAPTMFVDLADYRYLAASKDAARLSMLVSTSGDLAYVQVTDVDPGAEVAAITKSASDPRPAALPAATGDIARDLRERGRAVLADLDFATGSTELAGDSYASLDALAAWMRANPETRVALVGHTDAEGSAEGNMAISRSRADSARAILTGPLGIAPARLETQGVGFFAPLAANDSPAGREANRRVEAVVISTE, encoded by the coding sequence GTGAGGGCCATCCTCGCGCTCGTCCTGACCGCCCTGCCCGCGCTCGCCGCGGCACCCGAATTGCCCTTGCCCGGCACCCCCAGCCTGACCGAGGCGCAACCGCTTTCGACACACCGGATCGCCACCGGGCCCTATGCCGGCGGCCTGCCGGTCGAGGCGGTGGAGGGCGCGGTGACGCGGCGCATCTGGCAGGTCGAGGCGCCGGGCGCGACGACGCTGCAGATCCTCGCGCCCCTGCGCGACGCGCTCCAGGCCGCGGGCTGGCAGGTGGTCTTCGAATGCGCCACCCGCGCCTGCGGCGGCTTCGACTTCCGCTTCGAGATCGACGTGACCCCGGCGCCCACGATGTTCGTCGACCTCGCCGATTACCGCTACCTCGCCGCAAGCAAGGACGCGGCGCGGCTGTCGATGCTGGTCAGCACCTCCGGCGATCTCGCCTATGTGCAGGTGACCGATGTCGATCCCGGGGCCGAGGTCGCGGCGATCACCAAATCCGCCTCCGATCCGCGGCCCGCGGCGCTGCCCGCCGCCACCGGCGACATCGCCCGGGACCTGCGCGAGCGCGGCCGCGCGGTGCTGGCCGATCTCGACTTCGCCACCGGCTCGACCGAACTCGCGGGCGACAGCTACGCCTCGCTCGACGCGCTGGCCGCCTGGATGCGCGCCAATCCCGAGACCCGCGTCGCGCTGGTGGGCCACACCGATGCCGAGGGCAGCGCCGAGGGCAACATGGCGATCTCGCGCAGCCGCGCCGACAGCGCGCGCGCCATCCTGACCGGCCCGCTGGGCATCGCGCCCGCCCGGCTCGAAACGCAGGGCGTGGGCTTCTTCGCCCCCCTCGCCGCCAATGACAGCCCCGCCGGGCGCGAGGCCAACCGCCGCGTCGAGGCGGTGGTGATCTCGACCGAATGA
- a CDS encoding NADPH-dependent 2,4-dienoyl-CoA reductase has translation MTDYPHLLAPLDLGFTTLKNRVLMGSMHTGLEETKDWNRVATFYAERAAGEVGLMVTGGMAPNREGGVFPGAAGLFSDADIANHRIVTDRVHDAGGKIAMQILHAGRYAYSPDCVAPSPVKSPISPFPPKELDEDGIEKQIADIATAAKRARAAGYDGVEVMGSEGYFLNQFLVAHTNKRTDRWGGSVENRQRLPVEVVKRVRAAVGDDFIIIYRLSMIDLVPDGQSWDEVVSLARKIEAAGATILNTGIGWHEARIPTIATSVPRAAFTWVTKKLMGEVGVPVITSNRINTPEVAEGVLAEGCADMVSMARPFLADADFVKKAMEGRAADIAPCIACNQACLDHTFGGKISSCLVNPRACHETELRYAPAETPRDIAVVGAGAAGVTVAMVAAQRGHRVTLWDKAPEVGGQLNMAKVIPGKEEFVGLVDWMARMVDHPAITLRLGEAPGVGDLTGADEVVIATGVAPRDPGIPGQDGANVVSYIDVLRGRVEVGRRVAIVGAGGIGFDTADFLTHSGGDSTTEDLAAWLREWGVADPEDHRGGLEPEGPRPPASAREITLLQRKAEKLGKRLGKTTGWIHRASLAMKDVKMVPGVNYERITEDGLQISFGEAHETPKLVEADTIVLCAGQVPERSLADALADAGIACHVIGGADVAAELDAKRAIDQGARLAASL, from the coding sequence ATGACCGATTACCCGCATCTGCTCGCCCCGCTCGACCTGGGCTTCACCACGCTGAAGAACCGCGTGCTGATGGGCTCGATGCATACCGGGCTCGAGGAGACCAAGGACTGGAACCGTGTCGCCACCTTCTATGCCGAGCGGGCGGCGGGCGAGGTCGGGCTGATGGTCACCGGCGGCATGGCGCCCAATCGCGAGGGCGGTGTTTTCCCGGGCGCGGCGGGCCTGTTCTCGGATGCGGATATCGCCAATCACCGGATCGTCACCGACCGGGTGCACGACGCCGGCGGCAAGATCGCGATGCAGATCCTGCATGCCGGGCGCTATGCCTATAGCCCCGATTGCGTGGCGCCGAGCCCGGTGAAATCGCCGATCTCGCCCTTCCCGCCCAAGGAGCTGGACGAGGACGGCATCGAGAAGCAGATCGCCGATATCGCCACGGCGGCCAAGCGGGCCCGTGCGGCGGGCTATGACGGGGTCGAGGTGATGGGCTCGGAGGGGTATTTCCTCAATCAGTTCCTGGTGGCGCATACCAACAAGCGGACGGATCGCTGGGGCGGCTCGGTCGAGAACCGGCAGCGCCTGCCGGTCGAGGTGGTCAAGCGCGTGCGCGCGGCGGTGGGCGACGATTTCATCATCATCTACCGGCTGAGCATGATCGACCTGGTGCCAGACGGGCAGAGCTGGGACGAGGTGGTGAGCCTCGCCCGCAAGATCGAGGCGGCCGGCGCGACGATCCTGAACACCGGGATCGGCTGGCACGAGGCGCGCATCCCGACCATCGCCACCAGCGTGCCGCGGGCGGCTTTCACCTGGGTGACGAAGAAGCTGATGGGCGAGGTCGGCGTGCCGGTCATCACCTCGAACCGGATCAACACCCCCGAGGTGGCCGAGGGCGTGCTGGCCGAGGGTTGCGCGGACATGGTGTCGATGGCCCGGCCGTTCCTCGCGGATGCGGATTTCGTGAAGAAGGCGATGGAGGGCCGAGCGGCGGATATCGCGCCCTGCATCGCCTGCAACCAGGCCTGCCTGGACCATACCTTCGGCGGCAAGATCAGCTCCTGCCTGGTGAACCCGCGCGCCTGTCACGAGACCGAGCTGCGTTACGCGCCCGCGGAGACGCCGCGCGACATCGCCGTGGTCGGCGCGGGCGCGGCGGGCGTGACCGTCGCGATGGTCGCCGCGCAGCGCGGCCATCGCGTGACGCTCTGGGACAAGGCGCCGGAGGTGGGCGGCCAGCTCAACATGGCGAAGGTCATCCCGGGCAAGGAGGAGTTCGTGGGCTTGGTCGACTGGATGGCGCGAATGGTGGACCACCCGGCGATCACGCTGCGGCTGGGCGAGGCGCCGGGCGTGGGCGACCTGACGGGCGCCGACGAGGTGGTGATCGCCACCGGCGTCGCGCCGCGCGATCCGGGCATTCCCGGGCAGGACGGCGCCAATGTCGTCAGCTATATCGACGTGCTGCGCGGGCGCGTCGAGGTCGGCCGCCGCGTCGCCATCGTCGGCGCGGGCGGGATCGGCTTCGACACCGCGGATTTCCTGACTCATTCGGGCGGCGACAGCACCACCGAGGACCTGGCCGCCTGGCTGCGCGAATGGGGCGTGGCCGATCCCGAGGACCATCGCGGCGGGCTGGAGCCCGAGGGTCCGCGGCCGCCGGCCTCGGCGCGCGAGATCACGTTGTTGCAGCGCAAGGCCGAGAAGCTGGGCAAGCGGCTGGGCAAGACCACCGGCTGGATCCACCGCGCGTCGCTGGCGATGAAGGACGTGAAGATGGTGCCGGGCGTGAATTACGAGCGCATCACCGAGGACGGGCTGCAGATCAGCTTCGGCGAGGCGCACGAGACGCCGAAGCTGGTCGAGGCGGACACGATCGTGCTTTGCGCGGGGCAGGTCCCGGAGCGGTCGCTGGCCGACGCGCTGGCGGATGCGGGCATCGCCTGCCACGTGATCGGCGGGGCCGACGTGGCGGCCGAATTGGACGCCAAACGCGCGATTGATCAGGGCGCGAGACTGGCCGCTTCGCTGTAG
- a CDS encoding peroxidase-related enzyme (This protein belongs to a clade of uncharacterized proteins related to peroxidases such as the alkylhydroperoxidase AhpD.) produces the protein MTDTTDLPTALDLPPVDPLPPETQRYFDICVEKLGFVPNVLRAYAFDIDKLNAFTAMYNDLMLAPSGLSKLEREMIAVAVSAENRCFYCLVAHGAAVRQLSGDPALGEAIAMNYRVAPIDARQRAMLDFAVQMTRASATIGEAEREALRAHGLSDRDIFDLAGVAGFFNMTNRVASAIAMQPNPEYHGQAR, from the coding sequence ATGACCGACACGACCGACCTGCCCACCGCGCTCGACCTGCCGCCGGTGGATCCGCTCCCGCCCGAGACGCAGCGCTATTTCGACATTTGCGTCGAGAAGCTGGGCTTCGTGCCCAACGTGCTGCGCGCCTATGCCTTCGACATCGACAAGCTCAACGCCTTCACCGCGATGTATAACGACCTGATGCTGGCCCCCTCGGGCCTGTCGAAGCTGGAACGCGAGATGATCGCCGTCGCCGTCTCCGCCGAGAACCGCTGCTTCTACTGCCTCGTGGCCCATGGCGCCGCGGTCCGCCAGCTTTCGGGCGATCCGGCACTGGGCGAGGCCATCGCGATGAATTACCGCGTCGCGCCCATCGACGCCCGCCAGCGGGCCATGCTCGACTTCGCCGTGCAGATGACCCGCGCCTCCGCCACCATCGGCGAGGCCGAGCGCGAGGCGCTCCGCGCCCATGGCCTCTCGGATCGCGACATCTTCGACCTCGCGGGCGTGGCGGGCTTCTTCAACATGACCAACCGCGTCGCCTCGGCCATCGCGATGCAGCCCAATCCCGAATATCACGGGCAGGCCCGGTGA
- a CDS encoding LysR family transcriptional regulator has protein sequence MDRLSEMEAFATVVDQGGFTDAAKKLGISKSAVSKHVSSLETRLGARLLNRTTRRVSPTEIGLAYYDRARRVLNDAGEADALVTSMQSAPSGVLRVSVATDFGVNHLSPILGSFLHAYPDITVNMVLNNRYVELISEGFDLAVRIGDLEDSSLRARKLAETHKQMIASPQYLEEYGRPQRIDDLNEHKLLHYSNQANGSVWRLTAPSGEKRQVRSAGWLTVNDGQSLLNAAVNGLGIAFLPDFLYADAMKDGRLVPAIENHPPEMQGIYAVYPPGRYTQPKVRAFIDFLVESFRDRGPGDW, from the coding sequence ATGGATCGCCTGTCTGAAATGGAAGCCTTCGCCACGGTCGTCGACCAGGGTGGCTTCACGGATGCCGCCAAGAAACTCGGCATCTCGAAATCGGCGGTGTCCAAGCACGTCTCCTCGCTGGAGACGCGGCTCGGGGCGCGCCTGCTCAACCGCACCACCCGCCGCGTCAGCCCGACCGAGATCGGCCTGGCCTATTACGACCGCGCCCGCCGCGTGCTCAACGATGCGGGCGAGGCGGATGCGCTTGTGACCTCGATGCAATCGGCGCCCTCGGGGGTTCTGCGCGTGTCGGTGGCCACGGATTTCGGGGTGAACCATCTCAGCCCGATCCTCGGCAGCTTCCTGCACGCCTATCCCGACATCACCGTCAACATGGTGCTGAACAACCGCTACGTGGAGCTGATCTCGGAAGGGTTCGACCTCGCGGTGCGGATCGGCGACCTGGAGGACAGCTCGCTGCGCGCCCGCAAGCTGGCCGAGACGCACAAGCAGATGATCGCCTCGCCCCAGTATCTCGAGGAATACGGCCGCCCGCAGCGGATCGACGATCTCAACGAGCACAAGCTCTTGCATTACTCGAACCAGGCCAACGGCTCGGTCTGGCGGCTGACCGCGCCCTCGGGCGAGAAGCGCCAGGTCCGCTCGGCCGGGTGGCTGACGGTCAATGACGGCCAGTCGCTGCTGAACGCCGCGGTGAACGGGCTGGGCATCGCCTTCCTGCCGGACTTCCTCTACGCCGACGCGATGAAGGACGGCCGGCTGGTGCCGGCGATCGAGAACCATCCGCCCGAGATGCAGGGCATCTACGCGGTCTATCCGCCGGGCCGCTACACCCAGCCCAAGGTGCGCGCCTTCATCGACTTCCTGGTGGAAAGCTTCCGCGACCGGGGTCCGGGCGACTGGTGA
- a CDS encoding competence/damage-inducible protein A: protein MPNPTAAMLVIGDEILSGRTRDANMHHLAGQLALRGITLSEVRIVSDDHEAIVAALNALRAAWDHVFTSGGIGPTHDDITADAIGAAFGVLVDIRDDARALLAAHYERTGGELNAARLRMARIPEGATLIENPVSTAPGFTIGNVHVMAGVPAVFQAMVASVLPTLTGGAPLVSTSTRIDRGEGDIAGPLAALAAEYPDVAIGSYPFQKDGKFGANIVIRGQDGAQVAAATDRLSELL from the coding sequence ATGCCCAATCCCACCGCCGCGATGCTGGTCATCGGAGACGAGATCCTGTCGGGGCGCACCCGCGACGCGAACATGCACCACCTCGCGGGCCAGCTCGCCCTGCGCGGCATCACCCTGTCCGAGGTGCGCATCGTCTCGGACGATCACGAGGCCATCGTCGCCGCGCTGAACGCGCTGCGCGCGGCCTGGGACCACGTCTTCACCTCGGGCGGCATCGGGCCCACACATGACGACATCACCGCCGACGCCATCGGCGCGGCCTTCGGCGTGCTGGTCGATATCCGCGACGACGCCCGCGCGCTCCTCGCGGCGCATTACGAACGCACCGGCGGCGAGCTGAACGCGGCCCGCCTGCGCATGGCCCGCATCCCCGAGGGCGCGACGCTGATCGAGAACCCCGTCAGCACCGCGCCGGGCTTCACCATCGGCAATGTCCACGTCATGGCGGGGGTGCCCGCGGTCTTCCAGGCGATGGTGGCCAGCGTCCTGCCCACGCTGACCGGCGGCGCGCCGCTGGTCTCGACCTCCACCCGGATCGACCGCGGCGAGGGCGACATCGCCGGCCCGCTGGCGGCGCTCGCGGCCGAGTATCCGGACGTGGCGATCGGCTCCTACCCGTTCCAGAAGGACGGCAAGTTCGGCGCCAATATCGTCATCCGCGGGCAGGACGGCGCGCAGGTCGCGGCTGCGACCGACCGTTTGTCGGAGCTGCTGTGA